A genome region from Marinobacter panjinensis includes the following:
- a CDS encoding AEC family transporter, which yields MALLDTFLHTLEITLPVFAMVFIGLGLRRLGWIDATFINTASALVFRATLPTLIFLSIVRADLDTTLNPALLGFFAIATVASFLFCWLWSLRAVPPADRGVYVQGAFRGNCGIVGLALAASLYGDYGLSAGGLLLGVVIISYNTLSVIVLTTYQPGQAASWGRILGDILRNPLILAVVVAVPFAWSGLGLPDWLMTTGDYFASLTLPLALMCIGGTLSLSAMRSDRKLAISASVLKMITLPVLCTLAAWLAGFEGRELGLMFLFFASPTAAASFVMVKALGGNDRLAANIVALTTLMASVTVTIGVFVLRTAGVA from the coding sequence ATGGCGCTCCTCGACACCTTTCTACATACCCTCGAGATCACCCTGCCGGTATTCGCCATGGTGTTTATCGGCCTGGGCCTCAGGCGCCTTGGCTGGATAGACGCCACCTTCATCAATACCGCTTCCGCGCTGGTCTTCCGCGCCACCCTGCCTACACTGATATTTCTCAGCATTGTAAGGGCAGACCTTGATACAACACTCAACCCTGCCCTGCTGGGGTTTTTCGCTATTGCCACGGTGGCCAGCTTCCTCTTCTGCTGGCTCTGGTCCCTGCGGGCTGTGCCGCCGGCAGATCGGGGCGTTTACGTTCAGGGCGCGTTCCGGGGTAACTGCGGCATTGTCGGCCTGGCCCTGGCCGCCAGCCTCTACGGCGACTACGGCCTCTCTGCCGGCGGTCTCCTTCTCGGTGTGGTGATCATTTCCTACAACACTCTGTCGGTGATTGTGCTGACCACCTACCAGCCAGGGCAAGCGGCCAGTTGGGGGCGCATCCTGGGTGACATCCTCCGCAACCCCCTGATACTTGCAGTTGTGGTTGCCGTTCCGTTCGCCTGGTCCGGCCTGGGCTTGCCGGACTGGCTGATGACGACAGGTGACTATTTCGCCTCCCTCACCCTGCCGCTGGCGTTGATGTGCATTGGTGGCACGCTGTCCCTGAGCGCCATGCGCAGCGACCGCAAACTGGCCATCAGCGCCAGCGTCCTGAAAATGATTACCCTGCCCGTGCTGTGCACACTGGCGGCCTGGCTGGCCGGATTCGAAGGTCGGGAGCTCGGGCTGATGTTCCTGTTCTTTGCCAGCCCCACAGCGGCAGCCAGCTTTGTCATGGTCAAAGCGCTGGGTGGCAATGATCGCCTGGCCGCTAATATCGTCGCGCTGACTACTCTTATGGCCAGCGTGACGGTGACTATCGGCGTCTTTGTACTGCGTACCGCAGGCGTTGCCTGA
- a CDS encoding acylphosphatase: MSHQRLSMLISGKVQGVFYRASAAEKASELGVTGYAKNLPDGRVELVAEGPQPALDSLRQWCNDGPPAADVDRVDATESPATGEFTSFETR, from the coding sequence ATGAGCCATCAGAGACTGTCAATGCTGATCAGCGGCAAGGTGCAGGGTGTTTTTTACCGCGCCTCGGCAGCTGAAAAAGCCTCCGAACTCGGCGTGACGGGCTACGCGAAAAACCTGCCTGACGGGCGTGTGGAACTGGTAGCCGAGGGCCCGCAGCCAGCACTGGATTCCCTCAGGCAATGGTGTAACGACGGACCACCCGCAGCAGACGTAGACAGGGTCGACGCCACCGAAAGCCCGGCTACTGGTGAATTCACCAGTTTCGAGACCCGGTAA
- a CDS encoding DUF938 domain-containing protein: MALDKPFSQACENNKQPILDCIRETFTSPGTILEIGSGTGQHAVHFAAALPHLVWQPSDRPGASQHCLGWIRDSDLANIRPPVELDVASGSWPVDSIDGAYSANTAHIMAWEEVEAMFSGLVKRMDTEAPFCLYGPFSYGGTHTSDSNRQFDRHLRTQAPHMGIRDMDDLLKLADRTGFRLESDNPLPANNRLLVWRKL; the protein is encoded by the coding sequence ATGGCGCTCGACAAGCCTTTCTCCCAGGCCTGCGAAAACAACAAGCAGCCTATTCTCGATTGCATCAGGGAGACGTTCACCAGCCCGGGAACAATACTGGAAATCGGCAGCGGTACCGGCCAGCATGCGGTCCATTTCGCGGCGGCACTGCCCCATCTGGTGTGGCAGCCCAGCGACCGCCCTGGTGCGAGCCAGCACTGTCTTGGCTGGATCAGAGATTCTGACCTAGCCAACATCCGGCCGCCGGTAGAACTGGATGTAGCGTCAGGAAGCTGGCCAGTAGACAGCATCGATGGCGCCTACTCGGCAAACACCGCTCACATCATGGCATGGGAAGAAGTCGAGGCGATGTTCTCCGGCCTCGTAAAGCGAATGGACACAGAGGCGCCGTTTTGCCTTTACGGCCCGTTCAGCTACGGTGGAACGCATACCAGCGACAGCAATCGTCAGTTCGACCGGCACCTTCGCACCCAGGCACCACACATGGGCATCCGCGATATGGATGACCTGCTGAAACTGGCTGATCGGACGGGTTTCCGGCTGGAAAGTGATAACCCGTTGCCGGCCAACAATCGATTGCTGGTGTGGCGTAAACTGTAA
- a CDS encoding branched-chain amino acid transporter permease, producing MADTGYLAGFIAVAAVATFLTRVIPFLFFQRHTEHPLVRHLGRYLPAAVMALLATVFLQRSATWNSSLPGLDALLPAILVVVVHLWRRNALLSIASGTIAYMAILQLDLIQV from the coding sequence ATGGCTGATACCGGTTATCTGGCAGGATTTATCGCGGTGGCAGCGGTTGCCACTTTCCTGACCCGGGTGATTCCGTTCCTGTTCTTCCAGAGGCACACTGAACACCCACTTGTCAGGCACCTTGGCCGTTACCTGCCTGCAGCGGTCATGGCCCTGCTGGCAACTGTGTTTCTTCAGCGCTCCGCCACATGGAACAGTTCTCTGCCGGGGTTGGATGCGTTGTTACCCGCCATTCTGGTGGTCGTCGTTCACCTTTGGCGCCGCAACGCGCTTTTATCCATCGCCTCTGGCACCATAGCCTATATGGCGATACTGCAACTGGACCTGATACAGGTGTAA
- a CDS encoding AzlC family ABC transporter permease, whose translation MNQSVFRLTLPILFGYLPLGMAFGVLFTTQLDYPWWAAPAMGILIYAGAGQILAVSLLAAQAGLLEVFIAMFVLNARHLFYGLSLLGQFHGAGWRKAYLIFGLTDETYSLLTSRARSADRHHEQAVDFRITFFNQCYWVVGCALGALLGANVAFNSSGIEFALVALFIVLTIEQYKALADAFPVIAGAAAAALAILVLPEAHQLIGAIVVVSVVLLIQYRKLRHSAGAGGADHG comes from the coding sequence ATGAATCAGTCCGTTTTCCGCCTGACACTGCCTATCCTGTTCGGCTACCTGCCTCTGGGCATGGCCTTTGGTGTGCTGTTTACCACCCAGCTGGATTATCCCTGGTGGGCGGCCCCGGCCATGGGCATCCTTATCTACGCAGGTGCCGGGCAGATTCTTGCGGTCAGCCTGCTGGCAGCCCAGGCCGGGTTGCTGGAAGTGTTCATTGCCATGTTTGTGCTGAATGCCCGCCACCTGTTCTACGGGCTGTCCCTGCTGGGCCAGTTTCATGGCGCCGGCTGGCGCAAGGCCTACCTGATTTTTGGCCTGACTGACGAAACCTATTCCCTGCTGACCAGCCGCGCACGGTCGGCGGACCGGCATCACGAGCAGGCGGTGGATTTTCGCATCACGTTCTTTAACCAGTGCTACTGGGTAGTGGGCTGTGCCCTCGGGGCGCTTCTGGGTGCCAACGTGGCGTTCAACAGCAGCGGTATCGAATTCGCGCTGGTGGCACTGTTCATCGTCCTCACCATCGAACAGTACAAAGCGCTTGCGGATGCCTTTCCGGTGATCGCCGGGGCTGCTGCTGCAGCACTCGCGATTCTTGTACTGCCTGAGGCGCATCAACTGATCGGAGCCATTGTGGTGGTCAGCGTGGTATTGCTGATTCAGTATCGCAAGCTTCGCCACAGCGCGGGTGCGGGGGGTGCCGACCATGGCTGA
- a CDS encoding YheU family protein, translating into MTDETGQEPQPDPREEKFVVDTELLSDDQLDGLVDEYCTRYHGLNDTENPMAERERVKSAVRRRDLVVWFDPVENTASLGGPGKTV; encoded by the coding sequence ATGACCGACGAAACAGGGCAGGAGCCCCAGCCGGATCCCCGGGAAGAGAAATTCGTGGTAGACACGGAACTGCTTTCGGACGACCAGCTTGACGGGCTCGTTGACGAGTACTGCACCCGCTATCACGGGCTCAATGATACCGAGAACCCCATGGCAGAGCGGGAGCGTGTGAAATCTGCGGTCCGGCGCCGGGACCTGGTGGTCTGGTTTGACCCGGTTGAGAACACGGCAAGCCTGGGCGGACCGGGAAAAACCGTGTGA
- the uvrY gene encoding UvrY/SirA/GacA family response regulator transcription factor: MIRVLVVDDHELVRSGISRMLADNPDIDVIGEASSGEEAIDFVRKDSPDIVLMDIRMPGIGGLEATRRILRIDDAIRVIVVTACADDPYPTRVMQAGASAYITKGADIKEMVRAIRMAHSGQRYISPEIAQKMALKQLGGGDARDEDGELTLFDRLSEREMQIALMVVDCQKVQDISDKLCLSPKTVNSYRYRIFEKLEISSDVELALMAVRLGLLDADRA; encoded by the coding sequence TTGATCAGGGTATTGGTTGTAGACGACCATGAACTGGTCAGGTCCGGTATTAGCCGGATGCTGGCCGACAACCCGGACATTGACGTCATCGGCGAAGCCTCCTCAGGTGAGGAAGCGATTGATTTTGTGCGCAAAGACAGCCCGGACATCGTTTTGATGGATATCCGTATGCCGGGTATTGGCGGGCTGGAGGCGACGCGCCGTATTCTGCGTATTGATGACGCCATTCGTGTCATTGTCGTGACTGCCTGCGCGGATGACCCTTACCCCACACGGGTTATGCAGGCCGGTGCTTCGGCTTATATCACCAAGGGTGCTGACATCAAGGAAATGGTGCGGGCGATTCGCATGGCTCATTCCGGACAGCGCTATATCAGCCCCGAGATTGCCCAGAAGATGGCGCTCAAACAGCTTGGGGGTGGTGATGCACGGGACGAGGATGGCGAGCTAACGCTCTTTGACCGGCTGTCCGAGCGGGAAATGCAGATTGCCCTGATGGTGGTGGACTGCCAGAAAGTGCAGGACATTTCCGACAAGCTTTGTCTCAGCCCCAAAACCGTAAACAGCTACCGCTATCGGATTTTCGAGAAGCTGGAAATTTCCAGTGATGTTGAGTTGGCGCTGATGGCGGTCAGGCTCGGGTTGCTTGATGCCGACAGGGCCTGA
- the uvrC gene encoding excinuclease ABC subunit UvrC, which yields MPTGPDSPAGTAEAENGREFDTKSFLKQLTERPGVYRMYDASGNVLYVGKARNLKKRVTSYFRKSGLAPKTEALVSRINSIEVTITSSETEALLLEQNLIKSLRPPYNILLRDDKSYPYIYLSSHDDYPSLTFRRGRTKKGGGTWYGPFPSSGAVKESLNILQKIFRIRSCSESYFRNRTRPCLQYQINRCTAPCVEFISPEDYREDMRHATMFLEGKNPAILQDLMAAMETASKNLEFEKAAAYRDQINHLRHVQEQQSVDGEGGDADVVAIAQDAGVVCIVVIIVRGGRVLGTKDYFPRYSIEQSEGELLSAFLGQYYFGGSTRREIPPDILVPVDVEGQELLSQALTESAGRDTRVRKNVRGERRRWLELAMTNARQTLLSHLASKETVYRRLLALRDLLELAETPSRMECFDISHSHGENTVASCVVFDENGPLKSDYRLYNIEGVTAGDDYGAMRQVLTRRYKRMVAGEGKRPDLVFIDGGKGQLNIAREVFDELGVTDIPLIGVAKGVTRRAGMEQLIDALTGDLYRVPADSPALHLIQHIRDESHRFAITGHRARRDKKRRQSTLEGIEGVGPKRRRDLIRYFGGIQELRKASVDEMSKVQGISRNLAETIYAVLHDE from the coding sequence ATGCCGACAGGGCCTGACTCTCCAGCTGGTACTGCCGAGGCAGAGAATGGAAGGGAGTTCGACACCAAAAGCTTCCTGAAACAACTGACCGAAAGGCCTGGCGTATACCGCATGTACGACGCCAGCGGCAACGTGCTGTATGTGGGCAAGGCCCGCAACCTCAAAAAGCGCGTTACCAGTTACTTTCGCAAGTCCGGCCTGGCCCCGAAAACCGAGGCGCTGGTTTCCCGGATAAACTCAATCGAAGTGACCATCACCAGCAGCGAAACCGAAGCGCTGCTGCTTGAACAGAACCTGATCAAATCCCTGCGGCCGCCCTACAATATCCTGCTGCGGGATGATAAATCCTACCCCTATATCTATCTGTCATCACACGACGATTACCCGTCGCTGACGTTCCGTCGGGGGCGCACGAAAAAGGGTGGCGGCACCTGGTACGGGCCCTTTCCAAGTTCCGGGGCGGTCAAGGAAAGTCTTAACATTCTACAGAAGATATTCCGCATAAGATCCTGTAGTGAAAGCTATTTCAGAAACCGGACGCGCCCCTGCCTGCAATATCAGATCAACCGGTGCACGGCCCCCTGTGTGGAGTTCATTTCGCCGGAGGACTACCGGGAGGACATGCGTCACGCCACCATGTTCCTCGAAGGCAAGAACCCCGCGATCCTGCAGGACCTGATGGCAGCCATGGAAACAGCGTCGAAGAATCTCGAGTTCGAGAAAGCCGCTGCCTACCGGGATCAGATCAACCACCTCCGCCACGTACAGGAACAGCAGAGCGTCGACGGTGAAGGTGGTGATGCGGACGTTGTCGCCATTGCCCAGGATGCCGGGGTGGTCTGTATTGTGGTCATTATCGTGCGCGGTGGCCGGGTGCTGGGCACCAAGGATTATTTCCCCCGATACAGTATCGAGCAGTCGGAAGGCGAGCTGTTGAGCGCGTTCCTGGGGCAGTACTACTTCGGTGGCAGCACGCGGCGTGAAATCCCACCCGATATCCTGGTGCCGGTGGATGTGGAAGGGCAGGAACTGTTGTCACAGGCGCTGACGGAATCCGCCGGTCGCGATACCCGGGTCCGCAAGAATGTGCGGGGCGAACGCCGGCGCTGGCTTGAGCTGGCTATGACCAATGCCCGCCAGACCCTGCTGTCACATCTGGCCAGTAAAGAAACCGTGTACCGCCGCCTGCTGGCCCTGCGGGACCTGCTCGAGCTGGCGGAAACCCCGTCCCGCATGGAATGTTTCGATATCAGCCATAGCCATGGTGAAAACACGGTCGCATCCTGCGTGGTTTTCGACGAGAATGGGCCGCTGAAGAGCGACTACCGACTTTACAATATCGAAGGCGTTACTGCCGGGGATGACTATGGCGCCATGCGCCAGGTACTGACACGGCGATACAAGCGCATGGTGGCAGGCGAGGGCAAGCGCCCGGACCTGGTGTTCATTGACGGTGGTAAGGGCCAGTTGAACATTGCCCGGGAAGTGTTTGATGAGCTTGGTGTTACGGATATTCCCCTGATCGGTGTGGCCAAGGGTGTGACGCGGCGTGCGGGTATGGAGCAGTTGATTGATGCCCTGACCGGAGACCTGTACCGGGTGCCGGCAGACTCCCCGGCACTGCACCTTATCCAGCATATCCGGGACGAGTCACATCGCTTTGCGATTACCGGCCACCGGGCGAGGCGTGACAAGAAGCGCCGACAGTCTACCCTTGAAGGTATCGAGGGGGTCGGGCCCAAGCGGCGCCGTGACCTGATTCGTTACTTCGGTGGTATTCAGGAGCTTCGCAAGGCCAGCGTTGACGAAATGTCCAAGGTTCAGGGAATCAGCAGGAACCTTGCCGAAACCATCTACGCAGTACTGCATGACGAATAG
- the pgsA gene encoding CDP-diacylglycerol--glycerol-3-phosphate 3-phosphatidyltransferase, whose protein sequence is MNLPNILTLSRILMIPVFVIIYYLPAYWSYLVSAGIFGLAAATDWLDGYLARKLDQSTPFGAFLDPVADKLMVAVALTVLIESHASFILTIPATVIIGREIVISALREWMAEIGSRGSVAVSYIGKIKTTAQMVAIIMLLAFPPGVVWNHVGTVLLYVAAVLTLWSMVLYLKAAWPDLFPEKQAD, encoded by the coding sequence ATGAATCTACCCAATATCCTCACTCTTTCCCGCATCCTGATGATCCCGGTTTTCGTGATCATCTATTACCTGCCGGCCTACTGGAGCTACCTTGTCAGCGCCGGTATTTTTGGCCTGGCTGCGGCTACGGACTGGCTGGACGGGTATCTGGCGAGAAAGCTGGACCAGAGCACTCCCTTCGGAGCCTTTCTGGACCCGGTTGCGGACAAGCTGATGGTTGCGGTTGCTTTGACAGTGCTTATTGAATCCCATGCCAGTTTTATCCTTACCATCCCGGCCACGGTGATTATTGGTCGCGAGATCGTGATCTCGGCACTGCGGGAATGGATGGCGGAAATCGGTAGCCGGGGGAGTGTCGCGGTATCCTATATCGGTAAAATCAAAACCACGGCACAGATGGTGGCGATTATCATGTTGCTGGCGTTCCCGCCAGGTGTCGTCTGGAACCACGTGGGAACGGTATTGCTGTATGTGGCGGCCGTGCTGACCCTCTGGTCAATGGTTCTCTACCTCAAGGCCGCCTGGCCAGACCTGTTTCCCGAGAAGCAAGCCGACTGA
- a CDS encoding ABC-type transport auxiliary lipoprotein family protein produces MTIALTRLLIATVATMSLAGCTVFPDQPAHQIFQLPAPKAPVTTAETIDRTLRISTPLAVAPIDSPRILVKPTPHEIRAYQGSRWSNRAPVLVGAYLLEAFRRDGRVATVVTDTSAVPSDLTLTGDLTRFQAEYQDGKPVIHLELNLQLIDERSRKPVASKQFETSHAAGGESIESVVEAFGQASSELARQVINWTVAKI; encoded by the coding sequence GTGACAATCGCATTGACGCGTTTACTGATTGCCACCGTAGCGACGATGTCGCTGGCCGGCTGCACCGTGTTTCCGGACCAACCGGCCCATCAGATTTTCCAGTTACCGGCACCCAAAGCCCCGGTGACCACCGCTGAAACCATCGATCGCACTCTGCGCATATCGACCCCTCTGGCGGTGGCGCCGATTGACAGCCCCCGTATTCTGGTCAAACCGACGCCCCATGAAATCCGTGCCTATCAGGGTTCACGCTGGAGCAACCGGGCGCCGGTGCTTGTTGGCGCTTATCTGCTGGAAGCCTTCCGGCGGGACGGGCGGGTGGCAACGGTGGTGACCGATACCAGCGCCGTACCTAGTGACCTAACCCTGACCGGCGACCTGACCCGGTTCCAGGCGGAGTATCAGGATGGCAAACCGGTTATCCACCTGGAACTGAATCTGCAGCTGATTGACGAGCGCAGCCGTAAACCCGTTGCAAGCAAACAATTCGAGACCAGCCACGCGGCAGGCGGTGAGTCTATCGAAAGTGTGGTGGAAGCCTTCGGGCAGGCCAGCAGTGAACTGGCCAGGCAGGTAATCAACTGGACGGTGGCTAAGATCTGA
- a CDS encoding MlaD family protein has protein sequence MEPRAHHVLIGLFTLFFMASALLFALWLAKASTDREYAWYEVIFDRGVSGLSEGSPVKYSGIEVGDVYELRLDPEDPRNVRALIRVYSDVPIKEDTRAGLALTNITGSMSIELQGGNPESRTLEGNRTSPPSIHAEPSAFSTLMATSEKLFAKLDLVMTNANALVSPENARHLTRSLENIETISTGLLEQREALRNLVTSFDQLSGQTEATMETFRRFGSTANALLDNEGRQLFTTAQSAMDSLEASTARLDELTAKNEGALDQGMQGAAELAPAMRELRNTLRGLNSVIYRFEDDPSGLLLGREPIQEFNP, from the coding sequence ATGGAACCCAGAGCACATCATGTCCTCATCGGGCTATTCACGCTGTTTTTTATGGCCAGCGCATTGCTGTTTGCGCTGTGGTTGGCCAAAGCCAGCACCGACCGGGAGTACGCCTGGTACGAGGTTATTTTTGATCGTGGTGTGAGCGGGCTATCCGAAGGCAGCCCGGTCAAATACAGTGGGATTGAGGTAGGCGATGTTTACGAACTCCGGCTGGACCCGGAGGACCCTCGCAATGTCCGGGCGCTCATCCGGGTCTACAGTGATGTCCCTATCAAGGAAGACACCCGGGCCGGTCTGGCCCTGACCAACATCACTGGCAGCATGAGCATTGAGCTTCAGGGTGGTAATCCAGAAAGCCGCACGCTGGAGGGTAACCGTACGTCTCCGCCGTCCATCCACGCCGAGCCATCGGCCTTCAGCACTCTGATGGCCACCAGCGAAAAACTCTTTGCCAAGCTTGACCTGGTAATGACGAACGCCAATGCGTTGGTGTCGCCGGAGAACGCCCGCCACCTCACGCGCAGCCTGGAAAACATCGAGACCATTTCGACAGGCCTCCTGGAACAGCGGGAAGCGCTGAGAAACCTGGTGACCAGTTTCGACCAGCTCAGTGGCCAGACCGAAGCCACGATGGAAACCTTTCGCCGTTTTGGCTCGACGGCCAATGCCCTGCTGGATAACGAAGGCCGCCAGCTATTCACGACCGCACAAAGCGCCATGGATTCTCTGGAGGCTTCCACCGCCCGACTGGATGAGCTTACGGCGAAAAATGAGGGCGCTCTGGACCAGGGTATGCAGGGCGCCGCTGAACTTGCTCCGGCAATGCGGGAGTTACGCAACACCCTGCGAGGCCTCAATAGTGTGATCTACCGATTCGAAGACGACCCGTCTGGCCTGTTGCTGGGCCGCGAGCCAATCCAGGAGTTTAACCCGTGA
- a CDS encoding ABC transporter ATP-binding protein — protein sequence MNQRASQQDVVIRVRALCNRFGTNDVHTNLNLDLSRREILGVVGGSGTGKSVLLRSIVGLHQPDSGVIEVFGEELQALSPDQRSRVERRFGVLFQGGALFTSLTLQENVALPLIEHARLSREDAEYLARMKLALVGLPANAYTMVPAQLSGGMVKRASLARAIALDPEVLFLDEPTAGLDPIGAAAFDRLIVTLRDALGFSVFLVTHDLDTLYSTCDRVAVLSDKQVLVEGPLDIVENTDDPWIRDYFHGPRGRAAQRSRSASGREVG from the coding sequence GTGAATCAACGGGCCTCGCAACAGGATGTGGTTATCAGGGTCCGGGCGCTATGCAACCGGTTTGGCACTAACGACGTCCACACGAATCTGAATCTCGACCTCAGCCGCCGGGAAATACTCGGTGTTGTTGGCGGCTCGGGCACCGGCAAGTCTGTGCTGTTACGCAGTATTGTTGGCCTCCATCAGCCCGATTCAGGCGTCATTGAGGTCTTCGGAGAGGAGTTGCAGGCGCTCTCCCCGGACCAGCGGTCCCGGGTGGAGCGGCGTTTTGGTGTGCTGTTCCAGGGTGGCGCCCTCTTCACATCCCTGACGCTGCAGGAAAATGTTGCCCTGCCGCTGATCGAACACGCCAGGCTCTCCAGGGAGGACGCAGAGTATCTCGCCAGAATGAAGCTGGCACTGGTGGGCCTGCCTGCCAACGCCTACACCATGGTGCCCGCGCAGCTCTCCGGCGGTATGGTGAAACGGGCCTCACTGGCACGAGCAATCGCACTGGACCCGGAAGTTCTGTTCCTCGATGAACCCACAGCAGGGCTTGACCCCATCGGTGCAGCAGCGTTTGACCGGCTGATTGTGACGCTGAGGGACGCGCTGGGCTTCAGCGTGTTTCTGGTCACTCACGACCTGGATACGCTATACAGTACCTGTGACCGGGTGGCTGTGCTGTCAGACAAACAGGTTCTGGTTGAAGGTCCTCTGGACATCGTCGAAAACACCGACGACCCCTGGATCCGCGACTATTTTCACGGGCCACGAGGCCGGGCTGCCCAACGATCGCGGTCAGCAAGCGGCAGAGAAGTCGGATGA
- a CDS encoding MlaE family ABC transporter permease gives MPSPGQLDYQADRLVVTGDWTLPNYARLRQEVGTALASRKAGDHAPDLTAIEALDTAGASLLADLLGAQRLLELIGDNSGLPPERRDLLRLVGEALASPVEEPPHQGSAIIAFLARVGEQVAEYWGQQRLLMGFTGQILATMATILPTPRRWRMTSLVAHIHQTGLNALPIVALLTFLVGAVVAFLGATVLDEFGATIYTVNLVAFSFLREFGVLLAAILLAGRTASAFTAQLGSMKANEEIDALRTFGLSPIELLVIPRVLAMAISLPILTFVGMISGIVGGSLVCVLVLDISIPQITNILETDVAVVHFLVGLGKAPVFAFVIAVIGCLEGFKASGSAESVGEHTTSAVVQSIFMVILLDSIAAIFFMEMGW, from the coding sequence ATGCCCTCACCCGGCCAGCTAGACTATCAAGCCGATCGCCTCGTCGTCACAGGCGACTGGACACTGCCGAACTATGCCAGGCTCAGGCAGGAAGTTGGCACCGCCCTCGCCTCACGGAAAGCGGGGGACCACGCCCCGGACCTGACTGCCATTGAAGCATTGGATACGGCCGGCGCCTCGTTGCTGGCAGATCTTCTTGGCGCCCAACGATTACTGGAGCTCATCGGTGATAATTCAGGGCTTCCGCCGGAGCGCCGGGATCTTTTACGACTCGTAGGCGAGGCCCTTGCCTCGCCAGTTGAAGAACCGCCCCATCAGGGGTCTGCGATTATCGCATTCCTTGCACGGGTGGGTGAACAGGTTGCGGAATACTGGGGCCAGCAACGCCTGCTGATGGGTTTCACCGGGCAGATACTTGCAACGATGGCAACCATCCTGCCCACACCCCGGCGTTGGCGTATGACCTCACTGGTGGCCCATATCCACCAGACCGGGCTCAATGCGCTGCCGATTGTCGCCCTGCTTACCTTTCTGGTGGGCGCGGTGGTCGCGTTTCTGGGTGCCACCGTTCTTGATGAGTTCGGCGCAACTATCTATACCGTCAACCTGGTGGCATTCTCGTTCCTGCGGGAGTTTGGCGTGCTGTTGGCGGCCATTCTGCTGGCAGGCAGAACTGCCAGCGCCTTCACGGCACAGCTCGGCTCCATGAAAGCGAATGAGGAGATCGACGCGCTGCGAACCTTCGGGCTCAGCCCGATTGAACTTCTGGTTATCCCCCGGGTTCTGGCCATGGCCATCTCCCTGCCGATACTGACCTTTGTCGGCATGATCAGTGGCATCGTCGGTGGTTCACTGGTCTGTGTATTGGTATTGGACATTTCAATTCCCCAGATCACCAACATTCTGGAAACCGACGTCGCCGTCGTTCACTTTCTGGTCGGGCTTGGTAAAGCGCCTGTATTCGCCTTTGTTATCGCAGTGATCGGCTGTCTTGAAGGTTTCAAGGCCAGTGGCAGTGCCGAATCCGTCGGTGAGCACACCACCTCTGCCGTGGTACAGTCGATCTTTATGGTCATCCTGCTGGACTCCATAGCGGCAATTTTCTTCATGGAGATGGGTTGGTGA